Proteins from a genomic interval of Scomber japonicus isolate fScoJap1 chromosome 10, fScoJap1.pri, whole genome shotgun sequence:
- the LOC128366918 gene encoding C-type lectin lectoxin-Phi1-like encodes IEHNVTVVQQIIDAYCPIKDGNRQCEPCLDGWKYHQSSCYAIYNPGTGQKTWEEAQEICRRWSSDLAVIVNEDEKKIISDYSWRSAGDTGYWIGLRAEAGKWKWIDGSDLTKKSWMTQPANNGLCAISVRNQGLKSVWCGNRNGWICKKAALWRLSELVERKPELKED; translated from the exons atagaGCATAACGTTACTGTCGTCCAGCAGATCATTGATGCCTACTGCCCAataaaagatggaa acagacagtgtgAACCTTGCCTAGATGGCTGGAAATACCACCAGTCCAGCTGTTATGCAATCTATAACCCTGGCACTGGTCAGAAAACCTGGGAGGAAGCTCAAGAGATCTGCAGAAGATGGAGTTCAGACTTGGCTGTAATAGTTAATGAAGATGAAAAG AAAATCATCAGTGATTACAGTTGGAGAAGTGCAGGAGACACTGGCTACTGGATTGGACTGAGAGCTGAAGCAGGGAAATGGAAGTGGATCGATGGAAGTGATCTgactaaaaa ATCCTGGATGACACAACCTGCTAACAACGGCCTCTGTGCAATTTCTGTCCGAAACCAAGGATTGAAATCAGTGTGGTGTGGAAACAGAAACGGTTGGATCTGCAAAAAGGCAGCTTTATGGAGGTTATCA gagttggtggagaggAAACCAGAGCTGAAAGAGGACTGA
- the LOC128366919 gene encoding C-type lectin domain family 1 member A-like gives MNRNTQMFTVASTNPNVSSSGDELEEVSDYVNTAVSTVDKISATSDKKCGSFTQSFLPVAVSWVILLVILVLHIYFTSVISENNNKLTAENQELKTEKNILTGQIQNIEHNVTVVQQIIDAYCPIKDGNRQCEPCLDGWKYHQSSCYAIYNPGTGQKTWEEAQEICRRWNSDLAVIVNEDEKTFISGNSWRSAGDTGYWIGLRAEAGKWKWIDGSDLAEKSWMTQPANNGLCAISVRNQGLKSVWCGNRNGWICKRAAFSV, from the exons atgaacagaaacacacagatgttcACTGTTGCTTCTACAAACCCAAATGTTTCTTCATCTGGAG ATGAACTTGAGGAAGTAAGTGACTACGttaatacagctgtgagcactgtggacaaaatatcagCCACCTCAG ATAAGAAGTGTGGCTCCTTCACTCAGAGTTTTCTACCAGTAGCAGTGAGTTGGGTGATACTGTTGGTAATCTTGGTCCTTCATATCTACT TTACATCTGtcatctctgaaaacaacaacaagctgaCCGCAGAGAACCAGGAGCTGAAGACAGAGAAGAACATCTTAACAggacaaatacaaaacatagaGCATAACGTTACTGTCGTCCAGCAGATCATTGATGCCTACTGCCCAataaaagatggaa acagacagtgtgAACCTTGCCTAGATGGCTGGAAATACCACCAGTCCAGCTGTTATGCAATCTATAACCCTGGCACTGGTCAGAAAACCTGGGAGGAAGCTCAAGAGATCTGCAGAAGATGGAATTCAGACTTGGCTGTAATAGTTAATGAAGATGAAAAG aCATTCATCAGTGGTAACAGTTGGAGAAGTGCAGGAGACACTGGCTACTGGATTGGACTGAGAGCTGAAGCAGGGAAATGGAAGTGGATCGATGGAAGTGATCTGGCTGAAAA ATCCTGGATGACACAACCTGCTAACAACGGCCTCTGTGCAATTTCTGTCCGAAACCAAGGATTGAAATCAGTGTGGTGTGGAAACAGAAACGGTTGGATCTGCAAAAGGGCAGCCTtttctgtttaa